A part of Solibacillus sp. FSL H8-0538 genomic DNA contains:
- a CDS encoding exonuclease domain-containing protein, which produces MEFVAIDFETANSIRSSVCSIGIVKVKNGKIQEELHSLINPLSEFHYYNTKIHGITEEMVSSAPTFEEFWPEFKHFVENQTIIAHNASFDIGVLRESLKRCHEVTPNFDYGCSYQIAKKVWPDLYNHKLSTVSNYLNISLRHHDALEDARAAALITLEALKKTKTNSVHELAKLNKLKIGASNEVAKRTSRSKPRYSDAQIYSLVKPSTTPRSGHPFNGAIIVFTGEMVAMTRIQAAQYAVDCGANCTGTVDNQTNYLVVGDRALDKYVQGIKSTKMQKVEQMILQGYKIEIIVEQDFIKLVKM; this is translated from the coding sequence ATGGAATTTGTAGCAATCGATTTTGAAACAGCTAATAGTATACGATCTAGTGTTTGCTCAATTGGAATCGTAAAAGTAAAAAATGGCAAGATTCAGGAAGAACTACACTCACTTATTAATCCATTGAGTGAATTTCACTATTACAATACGAAAATTCACGGTATTACTGAGGAGATGGTATCTAGTGCACCTACATTTGAGGAGTTTTGGCCTGAATTTAAACATTTCGTCGAAAATCAAACAATTATTGCACACAATGCTAGCTTTGATATCGGTGTGCTTCGTGAATCTTTAAAACGCTGTCATGAAGTAACACCAAATTTTGACTACGGATGCTCCTACCAAATTGCTAAAAAGGTTTGGCCGGATTTATATAATCATAAGCTGTCTACAGTATCAAACTACTTAAATATTAGCTTAAGACACCATGATGCATTAGAGGATGCGCGTGCTGCTGCTTTGATAACATTAGAAGCATTGAAAAAAACGAAAACAAATTCTGTTCATGAATTAGCTAAGTTAAACAAACTAAAGATTGGGGCATCAAACGAGGTAGCTAAAAGGACAAGCCGTTCGAAACCTCGTTATTCAGATGCTCAAATTTACTCTCTTGTAAAGCCCTCCACTACACCGAGGAGTGGGCATCCGTTTAATGGAGCAATCATTGTGTTTACTGGGGAGATGGTTGCGATGACGAGAATACAAGCAGCTCAATACGCAGTGGATTGTGGCGCAAATTGTACAGGGACTGTAGATAATCAAACGAATTATTTAGTAGTAGGCGATCGTGCATTGGACAAGTATGTGCAAGGTATAAAGAGCACAAAAATGCAAAAAGTGGAACAGATGATTTTGCAAGGGTATAAAATTGAAATCATTGTCGAACAGGATTTTATAAAATTAGTCAAAATGTGA
- a CDS encoding M20/M25/M40 family metallo-hydrolase — MLNCRDDILTYTKQLVNIESIVNTTGEGTIAHSLFQTISSLPYFLHNPGSVTLEKTINDDQERYNVMAFVKGKKGNSNDTIILMGHIDTVGIDDFNQLKEHACSPDDLMEALKKEKLPTSAKEHLESGDWLFGRGVLDMKSGVASNLYLLKYYSEHLEELDGNILLLAECDEEDGSHGVLSSLKTLKKWKEEHGFKYIAAINSDFVSPRFEGDENRYIYKGTVGKLLPSFFITGAETHVGSAFEGLDPNFIAAELTKQINYNPELCNEAYGETTVPPVSLKQTDLKPSYTVQTALSSYVYYNFFIHSWSPKDVLVKLKDQAMIAFANALATFEERYHKYSEISGEPFVSPPWKPRVVTFEEMEQLLIKENGDSYIVHMNEFKEVLLTNTVLDTRMFAARVVEEAWKWMKDKDPAIILFYSSLYSPRIEVTGKTTDELNLISALDKAVETIQPEYPHPIVTRNFFPYISDMSFMALSDDEDGINAVSTNNPGWGTKHYVEFQDIRDINVPVINIGPYGLDAHKKLERMEMKYSLEIVPNITNQVIQNLLTNEEKSL, encoded by the coding sequence ATGTTGAATTGCCGTGATGATATACTTACTTATACGAAACAGCTTGTTAACATAGAAAGTATCGTAAATACAACTGGCGAGGGGACAATCGCCCATTCTTTATTCCAGACCATCTCTTCATTACCATACTTTTTACATAATCCTGGGTCAGTAACTTTAGAGAAGACTATAAACGATGATCAAGAACGATATAATGTTATGGCATTTGTTAAAGGAAAAAAAGGAAATAGCAACGACACAATTATTTTAATGGGCCATATAGATACGGTCGGGATCGATGATTTCAACCAGTTGAAAGAACATGCCTGTTCTCCAGATGACCTAATGGAAGCATTGAAAAAGGAAAAATTACCTACTTCAGCCAAAGAACATTTAGAATCCGGGGATTGGTTGTTTGGCCGTGGTGTCCTTGATATGAAAAGCGGCGTTGCTAGCAATCTCTATCTCTTAAAGTACTATTCCGAACATCTTGAGGAACTGGACGGCAACATTTTGTTGTTAGCAGAATGTGACGAGGAAGACGGCTCACACGGAGTTCTTTCCTCTTTAAAAACGTTGAAAAAATGGAAAGAGGAACATGGTTTTAAATATATTGCAGCCATCAATTCTGATTTCGTTTCACCCCGCTTTGAAGGAGATGAAAATCGCTATATCTATAAAGGAACAGTTGGCAAACTGCTGCCATCATTTTTTATAACCGGTGCAGAAACACATGTTGGTTCAGCTTTTGAAGGTTTGGATCCTAACTTTATCGCTGCCGAACTGACAAAGCAAATAAACTATAATCCTGAGCTTTGTAACGAGGCTTATGGAGAAACGACAGTTCCGCCCGTATCATTAAAACAAACGGACTTAAAACCATCTTATACCGTTCAAACAGCACTATCCTCTTATGTTTATTATAATTTCTTTATTCACTCTTGGTCTCCAAAAGACGTACTGGTCAAGCTTAAAGATCAAGCCATGATCGCTTTTGCCAACGCGCTTGCTACTTTTGAAGAGAGGTATCACAAATACAGTGAAATTAGTGGCGAACCTTTTGTTTCGCCCCCTTGGAAGCCGAGAGTTGTTACATTTGAAGAAATGGAACAATTATTAATCAAAGAAAACGGTGATTCATACATTGTACACATGAATGAATTTAAAGAAGTCCTCTTGACAAATACGGTATTAGATACGCGAATGTTTGCTGCACGAGTTGTCGAGGAAGCCTGGAAATGGATGAAGGATAAAGATCCGGCTATTATTTTATTTTACTCTTCCCTATACTCTCCAAGGATTGAAGTGACAGGGAAAACAACTGATGAGCTTAACTTAATTAGCGCGCTTGATAAAGCAGTGGAGACAATACAGCCAGAATATCCACATCCAATTGTTACTCGAAACTTTTTCCCGTATATCTCTGATATGAGCTTTATGGCTCTAAGTGATGATGAAGATGGCATCAACGCCGTTTCGACAAATAACCCTGGTTGGGGCACAAAACACTATGTCGAGTTTCAAGATATCCGAGATATAAATGTCCCTGTTATTAATATCGGTCCATATGGTTTGGATGCTCACAAGAAACTTGAAAGAATGGAAATGAAATACTCATTAGAAATAGTACCAAATATAACAAACCAAGTTATCCAAAATCTATTAACCAACGAAGAAAAAAGCCTGTAG
- a CDS encoding ABC transporter substrate-binding protein, which yields MKKFSIFLVAAMLLVLSACGTQKSNQGEKETTSGSENELVKEGSLTFAMTGQYPPLNFKKDGKLAGFDVEIGTEIAKRMGLEANPVTNPWETIIQGLKANKYDAIIGSMTATPERDKQIDFTEPYYLSGAQIFVAENNTDIQSKEDLKGKTIGVIQASTWKSIAETLTSPNNVKGYPVDVNALQDLALGRLDAVITDKIVGVSAKNEKGLKIKPIGDLLNEDRVSIGITEGNKDLANKINDALQSMIDDGTYEKISMKWFNTNIMER from the coding sequence ATGAAAAAGTTTTCAATTTTTTTAGTGGCGGCAATGTTGTTGGTTTTATCCGCATGTGGCACGCAGAAAAGTAATCAAGGAGAAAAGGAGACAACAAGTGGATCTGAAAATGAGTTAGTCAAAGAAGGATCATTAACATTTGCGATGACAGGGCAGTATCCGCCATTGAACTTCAAAAAGGATGGTAAGTTGGCTGGATTCGATGTGGAAATTGGAACTGAAATTGCTAAACGAATGGGGCTTGAGGCGAATCCTGTAACAAATCCTTGGGAAACAATTATTCAAGGGCTAAAGGCAAATAAATATGATGCGATTATCGGAAGCATGACCGCAACACCTGAACGTGATAAGCAAATTGATTTTACTGAACCGTATTATCTGTCAGGTGCACAAATCTTTGTTGCAGAAAACAATACGGATATCCAGTCAAAAGAAGATTTAAAAGGTAAAACAATCGGAGTTATTCAAGCAAGTACTTGGAAAAGTATAGCTGAAACATTAACATCCCCTAATAATGTAAAGGGCTATCCAGTTGACGTTAATGCACTTCAAGATTTGGCACTTGGACGCTTGGATGCGGTTATCACCGATAAAATTGTTGGTGTAAGTGCAAAAAATGAAAAAGGCTTAAAAATCAAACCTATTGGCGATTTGTTAAATGAGGACCGCGTGAGTATAGGGATCACTGAAGGAAATAAAGATCTCGCAAACAAAATCAACGATGCACTTCAATCCATGATTGATGATGGCACATACGAAAAAATTAGTATGAAGTGGTTTAATACAAACATTATGGAAAGATAG
- a CDS encoding amino acid ABC transporter permease — protein MDFLQNIVDIFSEHGVAFLKASWMTISITAISLLFAMIIGLVFACFKISSKRILNWIADIYIGIIRGTPLIVQLMFLYYGLANIINLDNFTAGALALGIHTGAYIAEIFRGSVQSIDRGQMEAARSLGMSSSLAMRRIIFPQAFKRSIPPLANQFIIGLKDSSLVAYISVIDLYNTALGVQGENYMPFETYFVVGIYYLVIVLVFTWIAKRIEQKMDVSKPKEVNIA, from the coding sequence ATGGATTTTTTACAAAATATCGTGGATATTTTTAGTGAACATGGAGTTGCCTTTTTAAAAGCTTCTTGGATGACGATCTCGATAACGGCTATTTCCTTGCTGTTTGCGATGATTATTGGACTTGTTTTTGCTTGTTTTAAAATTTCTTCAAAGAGGATCCTAAATTGGATTGCCGATATTTATATTGGAATTATCAGGGGAACGCCTCTCATTGTTCAGCTTATGTTTTTGTATTATGGGTTGGCCAATATAATTAATTTAGACAATTTCACAGCAGGTGCATTGGCATTGGGTATTCATACCGGTGCTTATATTGCAGAAATCTTTAGAGGATCCGTACAATCAATTGATCGCGGACAGATGGAAGCAGCAAGGTCTTTAGGAATGTCTTCCTCTCTTGCAATGAGAAGAATTATCTTTCCACAAGCTTTCAAAAGATCCATCCCTCCTTTGGCCAATCAGTTCATTATTGGCTTAAAGGATTCTTCCCTTGTCGCTTATATTTCGGTAATAGATTTATATAACACAGCCCTAGGAGTCCAGGGAGAAAACTATATGCCATTTGAAACCTATTTTGTCGTCGGAATTTATTATTTAGTAATTGTGCTTGTTTTCACTTGGATTGCTAAACGAATTGAGCAGAAAATGGATGTTAGCAAACCTAAGGAGGTTAATATAGCATGA
- a CDS encoding amino acid ABC transporter ATP-binding protein codes for MIAIHNLSKSFGKLEVLKNINLSINEQEVVVLIGASGSGKSTLLRCLNFLEVAQSGEIFIDSEKIDIAKTDLNKVREKVGMVFQHFNLFPHKTVLENIIEAPIFVRKKAKSEVIVKAKKLLQKVGLEDKANYYPEQLSGGQKQRVAIARALAMEPKVMLFDEPTSALDPELVGEVLQVMKDLASEGMTMVIVTHEMGFAKEVADRVIMLADGNIIEEGHPSDIFAQPKHERTQRFLNQIL; via the coding sequence ATGATTGCAATTCATAATCTTTCAAAGTCCTTTGGAAAGCTTGAAGTTTTAAAGAATATCAACTTAAGTATAAATGAGCAAGAGGTAGTTGTTTTAATCGGTGCAAGTGGTTCAGGTAAAAGTACACTACTTCGATGCCTAAACTTTTTAGAAGTGGCACAAAGCGGTGAAATTTTCATTGATTCAGAAAAAATAGATATAGCAAAAACGGATTTAAATAAAGTAAGAGAAAAAGTAGGAATGGTGTTCCAACACTTTAATCTTTTCCCTCATAAAACCGTACTTGAAAACATTATTGAAGCACCGATTTTTGTTAGAAAAAAGGCGAAAAGTGAAGTTATTGTAAAAGCAAAGAAACTCCTTCAAAAGGTAGGGTTAGAGGATAAGGCAAACTATTACCCCGAACAGTTATCAGGAGGACAAAAGCAGCGTGTAGCGATTGCAAGAGCATTGGCGATGGAACCGAAAGTTATGCTTTTTGATGAGCCGACTTCCGCCTTGGACCCTGAGCTAGTCGGTGAAGTCCTTCAGGTTATGAAAGATCTCGCAAGTGAAGGGATGACGATGGTGATTGTGACCCATGAAATGGGCTTTGCAAAAGAAGTAGCAGACCGGGTCATCATGCTTGCAGACGGCAATATTATTGAAGAAGGACATCCAAGCGATATTTTTGCTCAGCCAAAACATGAGCGAACACAAAGGTTTTTGAATCAAATATTATAA
- a CDS encoding MerR family transcriptional regulator: MKIGTFAKIFDVSNDTVRYYIELGLLLPDKKNTQYQMNQSSHDDMAFIAKLKKLHFSLQEIQQILSYQRVTNFMDHEDIDYYNTLLIDKKNQLIQKKNELSRAIQLIEKSVHTSYPVSERENLTGVPLAFVNILYCPKCHIPLEMKDVSINNNSIQKGCLTCTCGYEAVIEEGIIITANLYETSPYPSYFYDIQTIKEMNHGMINLFEKSNFWFQKALQKIDLKNKLIVETNIDAFVTLPKYIDNFDLCASYVFSGYSLAMLKKVRKRIEGINPLLNVLYILNSDLNLPLKPLSIDVFVDSLTTNDFSLLNPQFPIRILKNRFHSDSIIVGGYSYYDSSSKSLRNISSIYPDSHQHILFPNYIEENLLVNGFQIIQSENIGYCTDPGPFFDYHVKDEKFHMLMYLAGSVM, translated from the coding sequence ATGAAAATCGGTACATTTGCAAAGATTTTCGATGTATCAAACGATACTGTTCGTTATTACATCGAGCTTGGTTTGTTACTTCCGGACAAAAAAAACACCCAGTATCAAATGAATCAATCGAGCCACGATGATATGGCTTTTATTGCTAAGCTAAAAAAACTCCATTTTTCACTTCAAGAAATACAACAAATTCTATCGTATCAGCGTGTTACAAATTTCATGGACCATGAAGATATCGACTACTACAACACCTTGCTAATTGATAAAAAAAACCAGCTAATCCAGAAAAAAAATGAATTATCAAGGGCAATCCAATTAATTGAAAAATCGGTTCATACCAGTTATCCTGTATCCGAAAGGGAAAATTTAACAGGAGTCCCGCTAGCCTTTGTAAATATTCTCTATTGTCCAAAGTGCCACATCCCACTTGAAATGAAAGATGTGTCGATTAATAATAATTCCATTCAAAAAGGATGTTTAACTTGTACTTGTGGTTACGAAGCAGTTATTGAAGAAGGTATTATCATCACCGCGAACTTGTATGAGACTTCTCCATATCCGTCCTATTTTTACGACATACAAACAATTAAAGAGATGAATCACGGAATGATAAATTTGTTTGAAAAAAGTAACTTTTGGTTTCAAAAAGCACTGCAAAAAATAGATTTGAAAAACAAATTAATTGTGGAAACCAACATTGATGCCTTTGTGACACTACCCAAATACATTGACAATTTCGACTTGTGTGCATCCTATGTATTCAGCGGCTACTCACTTGCGATGCTCAAGAAGGTTAGAAAAAGGATTGAAGGTATCAATCCTTTACTTAACGTACTTTATATTTTGAATTCCGATTTAAACCTGCCATTGAAACCCCTTAGTATCGATGTTTTTGTGGACAGTTTAACAACAAATGATTTTTCATTACTCAATCCACAGTTTCCTATACGTATTCTAAAAAACCGTTTCCACAGCGATTCAATCATCGTTGGGGGGTACTCTTATTATGATAGTTCGTCCAAATCATTGAGAAATATTTCATCCATATATCCAGATTCTCACCAACACATTTTATTTCCAAATTACATAGAGGAGAATTTATTAGTTAATGGATTTCAAATAATACAAAGCGAAAATATCGGTTATTGTACAGATCCTGGACCTTTTTTTGATTATCATGTTAAGGATGAAAAGTTCCACATGTTAATGTATTTAGCCGGTTCGGTAATGTAG
- a CDS encoding NAD(P)/FAD-dependent oxidoreductase has product MDNMDRMDTLSLWKATENSYKKEKSLEGNVEADVVIIGAGFTGLSSAYHLQKLGRSVIVLEQESIGYGASGRNGGMVLPGYKPTMQELSKKYGPVEAKQLNDLSLLSVELVKEIIEEHQINCDFRRTGHIVTAFKAKHFEGLKAESEYLNKNFGYESSVLDKSQLHKEIDSPIYHGCLVDNSSYSFHPLNYAIGLAEAAKSVGAKIFEFSKALSIEYGQSSVKVVTENGVVTARDIIVATDGYSGKIINELNKGVLPVSARMIATEQLPESLLNTIIPKDRMVFDTSNFLYYFRRTPDNRMIFGGGDIRPNLGDSVYQSVYDAMVTTMPKLAGSKIDYQWGGFIGVTMDTFPVVGRSKEGAYFATGYSGHGASLTTLFGKLLAQWIVTGDAGGYRFEKERLKTIPFYNQKTMLVNLAHIGFKVLDKIR; this is encoded by the coding sequence ATGGATAATATGGATCGAATGGATACGCTTTCATTGTGGAAAGCGACTGAAAACAGCTATAAAAAAGAAAAGTCTCTTGAAGGAAATGTAGAGGCAGATGTTGTCATTATTGGTGCAGGATTTACAGGCCTTTCTTCTGCGTACCATTTACAGAAATTAGGTCGAAGCGTTATTGTGCTTGAACAAGAATCGATTGGATATGGTGCCAGCGGTCGTAACGGTGGAATGGTATTACCAGGCTATAAACCAACAATGCAGGAGCTTTCTAAAAAATATGGACCTGTCGAAGCGAAACAACTAAATGATCTTTCATTGCTTAGTGTTGAACTAGTAAAAGAAATTATAGAAGAGCATCAAATTAACTGTGATTTTAGAAGGACGGGTCATATTGTAACAGCTTTCAAGGCGAAACATTTTGAAGGATTGAAAGCTGAAAGCGAATATTTAAATAAAAATTTCGGTTATGAATCAAGTGTACTTGATAAAAGTCAGTTACATAAAGAGATTGATTCTCCAATTTATCATGGTTGCTTAGTTGACAATTCAAGCTACTCATTCCATCCGCTGAACTATGCAATTGGTTTGGCAGAAGCCGCTAAATCAGTTGGCGCGAAAATCTTTGAGTTTTCGAAAGCATTATCAATTGAATATGGTCAATCAAGTGTGAAAGTTGTAACAGAAAATGGGGTTGTTACTGCGAGGGATATTATCGTGGCTACAGATGGCTACTCCGGAAAAATCATAAATGAGTTAAACAAAGGTGTACTCCCTGTTTCAGCACGTATGATTGCTACAGAACAGCTTCCGGAATCACTGTTGAATACCATCATCCCTAAAGATCGTATGGTTTTCGATACAAGTAACTTCCTATACTATTTCCGTCGTACACCTGATAATCGAATGATTTTTGGAGGGGGGGATATCCGACCAAACTTAGGAGATAGCGTCTACCAAAGTGTTTATGATGCTATGGTGACAACTATGCCAAAATTGGCTGGAAGCAAGATCGATTACCAATGGGGTGGCTTTATTGGAGTAACTATGGACACTTTTCCAGTGGTAGGTAGGTCTAAAGAAGGTGCCTATTTCGCAACAGGTTATTCTGGACATGGAGCATCGCTTACTACGTTGTTCGGTAAGTTATTGGCTCAATGGATTGTTACGGGAGATGCAGGAGGATATCGTTTTGAAAAGGAACGTCTAAAAACAATCCCATTTTATAATCAAAAAACGATGTTGGTAAACCTTGCACATATTGGATTCAAAGTGCTAGATAAAATTAGATAA
- a CDS encoding aldehyde dehydrogenase family protein: MNINMFIDGEWRESLSGGRKDILNPATGEVIASAASGTVEDTKLAIKAARGAFDSGIWSNLSVDERADYLYKIADRLEEKAAEIALLETENNGKVIRATTNVDIPVTIQTFRYYADQIKLMEQESYTRADSSETIIIQEPVGVCGLIVPWNFPLMIAAWSIAPALAAGNTVVLKPAEVTPVSVYKLFGIFEEVGLPAGVANLILGPGSKMGNELAESFEVDKVAFTGGTQAGQSILRAAAGNMKKVTLELGGKSPLIIFDDVDFETAVENAMFGIFHNAGQVCTAASRLLVHETIYDRFVERLAERANKIVVGNGESETIEMGPLTNESHMIEVLHYIKSGIEEGARLVCGGNRITENGLDQGFFIAPTIFADVNPNMRIVKEEIFGPVLVVEKFKDEEDAVRKANDSIYGLAGAVFTEDIDRARRVVSKLRAGITWINSYHLAYVDSPWGGYKQSGIGRSLGAIGLEYFMELKQINIHQKANPVGWYAN; encoded by the coding sequence ATGAACATTAACATGTTTATTGATGGAGAATGGAGAGAATCGTTATCAGGTGGAAGAAAAGACATTTTAAATCCAGCAACTGGAGAGGTGATTGCGTCGGCTGCTAGTGGAACCGTAGAAGATACAAAATTAGCAATCAAGGCAGCTCGTGGAGCGTTTGATAGCGGCATCTGGTCAAATTTATCAGTAGATGAAAGAGCTGATTATCTTTATAAGATAGCAGATCGTCTTGAAGAAAAGGCGGCAGAAATAGCACTCTTGGAAACAGAAAATAACGGTAAGGTTATTCGTGCTACTACAAATGTGGATATTCCTGTTACCATTCAAACCTTCCGCTATTATGCAGACCAGATCAAACTTATGGAGCAGGAATCCTATACCCGCGCTGACTCTTCGGAAACGATTATTATTCAGGAACCGGTAGGTGTTTGTGGTTTGATTGTACCATGGAACTTTCCACTTATGATAGCTGCTTGGTCTATTGCTCCGGCCCTTGCCGCAGGAAATACAGTTGTCCTTAAGCCTGCTGAAGTCACACCTGTAAGCGTATACAAATTATTTGGAATTTTTGAAGAAGTCGGTCTTCCAGCAGGTGTGGCCAACTTGATTTTAGGACCTGGGTCCAAAATGGGGAACGAGCTTGCTGAGAGTTTTGAAGTTGACAAGGTGGCCTTTACCGGCGGAACACAAGCGGGACAAAGCATTTTGCGAGCTGCTGCTGGCAATATGAAAAAAGTCACGCTTGAGCTAGGGGGGAAATCACCACTAATTATATTTGACGATGTGGATTTTGAAACGGCAGTCGAAAATGCCATGTTTGGCATTTTCCACAATGCGGGTCAAGTTTGTACAGCCGCATCTCGTTTACTAGTACATGAGACTATTTACGATAGGTTTGTAGAGAGATTGGCAGAACGTGCAAACAAAATTGTAGTTGGCAATGGGGAAAGTGAGACCATTGAAATGGGGCCACTTACAAATGAATCCCATATGATTGAGGTTTTACATTACATTAAATCTGGAATTGAAGAAGGCGCAAGATTAGTATGCGGTGGTAATCGCATAACAGAAAATGGGCTCGATCAAGGATTTTTTATTGCTCCAACGATCTTTGCAGATGTAAATCCGAACATGCGTATTGTAAAGGAAGAAATTTTTGGTCCAGTTCTTGTTGTAGAGAAATTTAAAGATGAGGAAGATGCAGTCCGAAAAGCGAATGATTCCATTTATGGATTAGCGGGTGCTGTATTTACTGAAGATATAGATCGCGCAAGACGTGTGGTTAGTAAATTGCGAGCGGGAATTACTTGGATTAATAGTTATCACCTAGCTTATGTTGATAGCCCTTGGGGAGGGTATAAGCAAAGTGGAATTGGAAGATCATTGGGTGCTATTGGGCTGGAATACTTTATGGAATTGAAGCAAATTAATATTCATCAGAAAGCTAACCCTGTAGGCTGGTATGCGAATTAA
- a CDS encoding MATE family efflux transporter, producing the protein MGREGNRPSVKRDQAEAINNVEYDSILGTKSIPSLYFRFALAGIMANLILGVVAVIDGHFVSYFSVLEVEGIGIGFTVMVITRMVGVLFGIGAGAVISLRLGKGKIEEGRSIMGQTLWFTLFFSILLAVIGLVYEKELMILFGASSESLSYAVEYSRLLWITLPITILAVVLSILTTIDEKPLLSMNSWLLAALVAGATEWVLVTKFDMGMMGSSWANTIAQSVPALLIFYFWFGKTKLKPKMKDIKIKLKKIGEVVWTGFASFSGQLMMFFAIIFMNNLLQEYGGGLHVAAFTIQNGYVTNLLALAALGGMTGLQPIISYNYGAGNYDRVRDAIKFGLIFTTAFFVITTAMLIIFADPIVTFFAGGDPELHQLGVWTTIIFNSLFTFNAISMLISGYYEAQERNWTATFINVSKMVLFAFPFMFIFPKFWGVDGIWYSFPAAEIPGVLIALYFIKKEFKYLNEMSANKEFKYLNEMTTKKLSL; encoded by the coding sequence ATGGGAAGAGAAGGGAATCGTCCCTCGGTAAAGAGAGATCAAGCAGAGGCAATAAATAACGTGGAGTATGATTCAATACTAGGAACAAAAAGTATTCCTTCACTGTATTTTCGGTTTGCTTTAGCAGGAATTATGGCTAATTTGATTCTTGGGGTTGTAGCTGTTATTGATGGCCATTTCGTCAGTTATTTTTCGGTATTAGAAGTTGAAGGGATCGGTATTGGTTTCACAGTTATGGTTATTACTCGTATGGTCGGGGTTCTTTTTGGAATAGGAGCTGGAGCAGTTATTTCTCTCCGACTAGGAAAAGGGAAGATTGAAGAAGGTAGATCAATAATGGGTCAAACTCTGTGGTTCACCCTATTCTTTTCTATTTTGCTAGCTGTAATAGGATTGGTCTATGAAAAAGAATTGATGATATTATTTGGGGCAAGCAGTGAGTCTCTCTCTTATGCGGTGGAATACAGCCGTCTTTTATGGATTACACTGCCCATAACGATATTAGCTGTCGTACTTAGTATATTAACTACTATCGACGAAAAACCTTTATTATCCATGAACAGTTGGTTGTTGGCTGCTCTTGTTGCCGGAGCTACAGAATGGGTGTTGGTCACGAAATTTGATATGGGAATGATGGGTTCCTCATGGGCCAATACAATTGCGCAATCGGTTCCTGCTCTACTAATATTTTATTTCTGGTTTGGTAAAACAAAACTGAAGCCAAAAATGAAAGATATTAAGATTAAACTTAAAAAAATCGGTGAAGTAGTTTGGACGGGATTTGCCTCTTTCTCAGGTCAACTTATGATGTTTTTTGCCATAATTTTCATGAATAATTTACTTCAAGAATACGGTGGTGGGCTACATGTAGCCGCTTTCACCATTCAAAATGGATATGTTACAAACCTGCTTGCCTTAGCAGCGCTCGGTGGAATGACAGGACTTCAACCAATCATTAGTTATAATTACGGTGCTGGTAATTATGATCGTGTTAGAGATGCAATCAAGTTCGGACTAATTTTTACGACAGCATTCTTTGTAATAACTACAGCTATGCTCATCATTTTTGCGGATCCAATAGTGACATTTTTCGCTGGCGGAGATCCAGAATTACATCAACTAGGCGTCTGGACAACTATCATTTTTAATTCATTGTTTACATTTAATGCAATTAGTATGCTTATCTCCGGCTATTACGAAGCACAGGAGAGAAACTGGACAGCAACATTTATTAATGTAAGTAAAATGGTATTGTTTGCGTTCCCGTTCATGTTTATCTTTCCGAAATTCTGGGGTGTGGATGGTATCTGGTACTCATTTCCCGCAGCAGAAATTCCTGGCGTTCTCATCGCCCTTTATTTTATAAAAAAGGAATTCAAATATTTAAATGAGATGAGTGCGAATAAGGAATTCAAGTATTTAAATGAAATGACTACGAAGAAGCTAAGTTTATAG
- a CDS encoding cupin domain-containing protein: MFFAREVTDEEAKQLSVDTWEPWIGETDKGMWHLEEQEVFYVTDGEVFITVDEKKYHLTKGWVASLAKDLVCEWDCPVLVKKNFILNTEIYLK; encoded by the coding sequence ATGTTTTTTGCGAGAGAAGTAACAGATGAAGAAGCTAAACAACTAAGTGTTGATACGTGGGAACCATGGATAGGTGAAACGGATAAAGGAATGTGGCACCTAGAAGAACAAGAGGTTTTCTATGTAACAGATGGAGAAGTGTTCATTACCGTTGACGAAAAAAAATATCATCTTACGAAGGGATGGGTAGCTTCATTAGCTAAAGATCTTGTCTGTGAATGGGATTGTCCTGTCCTTGTAAAAAAGAATTTTATATTAAACACTGAAATCTATTTAAAATAA